One window from the genome of Salvia miltiorrhiza cultivar Shanhuang (shh) chromosome 7, IMPLAD_Smil_shh, whole genome shotgun sequence encodes:
- the LOC130995066 gene encoding cytokinin riboside 5'-monophosphate phosphoribohydrolase LOG8 isoform X1, with product MENNSRSANKFKKICVFCGSNPGHRKVFSDAAIDLGNELVKRKINLVYGGGSVGLMGLLSQRVYDGGCHVLGVIPKALVPIEISGETVGDVRIVSDMHERKADMAREAEAFIALPGGYGTMEELLEMITWAQLGIHKKPVGLLNVDGYYDPLLTLFDKGVEEGFIKPAARHIVLSAPTAEELLTKMEQRAPFDDHVAPHESWQMEQLGNYPTERET from the exons ATGGAAAACAATTCAAGAAGCGCCAACAAATTCAAGAAAATCTGTGTGTTCTGTGGGAGTAATCCAGGCCACAGGAAAGTCTTCAGTGATGCTGCTATTGACTTGGGAAATGAACTG GTGAAAAGGAAAATAAACTTGGTTTATGGAGGTGGGAGTGTAGGGCTAATGGGATTATTGTCACAGAGAGTTTATGATGGTGGTTGCCATGTTCTTGG AGTTATCCCAAAAGCTCTTGTTCCCATTGAG ATATCAGGAGAGACTGTTGGTGATGTGAGGATAGTTTCTGACATGCACGAACGGAAGGCTGATATGGCTCGTGAGGCTGAAGCATTTATCGCCCTTCCTG GAGGATATGGAACGATGGAGGAATTGCTCGAGATGATAACTTGGGCGCAGCTTGGGATCCATAAAAAGCCG GTTGGCTTGCTCAACGTTGATGGCTACTACGACCCTTTGCTCACGTTATTCGACAAAGGTGTTGAAGAGGGCTTCATAAAACCAGCTGCTAGGCACATAGTTCTTTCAGCTCCCACTGCTGAAGAGCTGCTAACGAAAATGGAG CAACGCGCCCCTTTTGATGACCATGTAGCGCCTCATGAAAGCTGGCAGATGGAGCAGCTAGGGAACTACCCAACGGAGAGAGAGACGTGA
- the LOC130995066 gene encoding cytokinin riboside 5'-monophosphate phosphoribohydrolase LOG8 isoform X2: protein MGLLSQRVYDGGCHVLGVIPKALVPIEISGETVGDVRIVSDMHERKADMAREAEAFIALPGGYGTMEELLEMITWAQLGIHKKPVGLLNVDGYYDPLLTLFDKGVEEGFIKPAARHIVLSAPTAEELLTKMEQRAPFDDHVAPHESWQMEQLGNYPTERET from the exons ATGGGATTATTGTCACAGAGAGTTTATGATGGTGGTTGCCATGTTCTTGG AGTTATCCCAAAAGCTCTTGTTCCCATTGAG ATATCAGGAGAGACTGTTGGTGATGTGAGGATAGTTTCTGACATGCACGAACGGAAGGCTGATATGGCTCGTGAGGCTGAAGCATTTATCGCCCTTCCTG GAGGATATGGAACGATGGAGGAATTGCTCGAGATGATAACTTGGGCGCAGCTTGGGATCCATAAAAAGCCG GTTGGCTTGCTCAACGTTGATGGCTACTACGACCCTTTGCTCACGTTATTCGACAAAGGTGTTGAAGAGGGCTTCATAAAACCAGCTGCTAGGCACATAGTTCTTTCAGCTCCCACTGCTGAAGAGCTGCTAACGAAAATGGAG CAACGCGCCCCTTTTGATGACCATGTAGCGCCTCATGAAAGCTGGCAGATGGAGCAGCTAGGGAACTACCCAACGGAGAGAGAGACGTGA
- the LOC130994474 gene encoding uncharacterized protein LOC130994474 → MPRLTFVFNYWGIWKRESENAQLIYDGYNSLEIEEEFDKMSYDRIMAEFTNLYGSKPNKVYALDEEYIIEKGLVLLRNDEHAKKVFDYLEILGATEILLFAEHDRDPIPQITPLPLFDEEKEGNDLEDIHGLEIKNDGEGIDDAEIGEGIELGESGLDGQEGRDASEEDNEYDPLGLGDGSETDSSTYSQDLTESDEELVKAAVVGDIEQGVQGHFELGMTFAGAKENESKRVRVVCIGDSTCPFLFLASKDGNTEGLIVKTLVAEHTCCRQRQVLSASQAYLANFFKDAIYRNPRFTSKDIQGHVKDHLKLHVSLGKCKRAKRTILTALQGSYVEEFKSLVGYIDKVNEIQGAKRVFKRIFVMLDACKKNWLGGCRPLISLDGCHLKGVTFGCLLTAVGKDGNEGIVPIAWAVVNKENKQNWNWFLNWLKHELQLGDGSRVTLISDMQKVMHCSYSFCIFSVF, encoded by the exons ATGCCTCGTTTAACTTTCGTGTTTAATTACTGGGGTATATGGAAGAGGGAGTCTGAAAATGCACAATTGATTTATGATGGCTATAATTCTCTTGAAATCGAAGAGGAATTTGATAAGATGAGTTATGATCGTATTATGGCTGAATTTACTAACTTGTATGGCAGTAAACCTAATAAGGTGTATGCTTTAGATGAAGAGTATATTATTGAAAAGGGTTTAGTGCTACTTAGGAATGATGAGCATGCTAAGAAGGTGTTTGATTATCTGGAGATCCTTGGGGCAACTGAAATTCTTTTATTTGCTGAGCATGATAGAGATCCCATTCCCCAGATTACACCATTGCCTTTATTTGATGAGGAAAAGGAAGGTAATGACTTAGAGGATATCCATGGACTGGAGATTAAAAATGATGGTGAGGGGATTGATGATGCAGAGATTGGGGAAGGGATAGAGCTAGGAGAAAGTGGATTAGATGGACAGGAGGGGAGGGATGCAAGTGAAGAGGATAATGAATATGATCCATTAGGTCTCGGTGATGGTTCAGAGACAGACTCTAGTACATATAGTCAGGATCTAACAGAGAGCGATGAGGAATTAGTGAAGGCAGCCGTTGTTGGGGATATAGAACAGGGAGTTCAAGGACATTTTGAACTAGGTATGACCTTTGCAGGGGCAAAGGAG AATGAATCTAAGAGGGTGAGGGTGGTTTGTATTGGTGACAGTACTTGTCCATTTCTATTTCTTGCATCAAAAGATGGGAATACAGAGGGTCTTATTGTTAAGACATTGGTGGCAGAGCACACATGTTGTAGGCAAAGACAAGTGCTTAGTGCTTCTCAGGCCTATCTTGCAAATTTTTTCAAAGATGCAATCTATAGAAATCCTAGGTTTACATCTAAGGATATACAGGGGCATGTGAAAGATCACCTAAAACTCCATGTCAGTCTTGGCAAATGCAAAAGAGCAAAGAGGACTATCCTCACTGCACTGCAGGGAAGCTATGTAGAGGAGTTCAAAAGCCTTGTTGGCTATATTGACAAGGTGAATGAGATCCAGGGAGCAAA GAGGGTGTTCAAGAGGATCTTTGTCATGCTTGATGCATGTAAGAAAAATTGGCTAGGTGGGTGTAGGCCTTTGATCTCCCTGGATGGATGTCATTTGAAAGGGGTTACTTTCGGTTGCCTTCTCACAGCAGTTGGCAAAGATGGAAATGAAGGGATTGTTCCTATTGCTTGGGCAGTAGTGAACAAGGAGAATAAACAAAACTGGAATTGGTTCCTTAACTGGCTCAAGCATGAACTACAGCTTGGTGATGGATCAAGGGTGACTCTAATATCAGACATGCAAAAGGTTATGCACTGCTCCTATTCTTTTTGCATTTTCAGTGTTTTTTGA
- the LOC130994475 gene encoding uncharacterized protein LOC130994475, with translation MSFNSGSASGSSSWRSRRQFEGSDNPKFCTCEFEGKRLKASIMTSWTEENPGRRFYGCRNWKSKNCGYFDWIDEPITERAKEVINDLKNENVKLMKTKNESSKTATIDMECEIGMLWDVVQEMKEDSNKMMKKIRLVSFLFLASWLVFAYLAIA, from the exons ATGAGTTTCAATTCCGGCTCAGCATCTGGGTCGAGCTCGTGGCGTAGTCGCCGGCAGTTTGAGGGTTCAGACAATCCAAAGTTTTGTACTTGCGAATTTGAAGGTAAAAGGTTGAAGGCTTCGATAATGACCTCATGGACGGAGGAGAATCCGGGTCGGAGATTCtatggatgtaggaattggaaG TCGAAGAATTGTGGCTATTTTGATTGGATTGACGAACCGATAACTGAAAGAGCTAAGGAGGTTATCAATGACTTGAAGAATGAGAATGTGAAGTTGATGAAGACCAAGAATGAAAGCTCCAAAACTGCAACTATTGATATGGAGTGTGAAATTGGAATGCTTTGGGATGTTGTGCAAGAAATGAAGGAAGATTCAAACAAAATGATGAAGAAAATTAGATTAGTTTCATTTCTGTTTCTTGCTTCTTGGTTGGTGTTTGCCTATTTAGCAATAGCATAA
- the LOC130995067 gene encoding uncharacterized protein LOC130995067, whose translation MVQQNQFAGLSQDDPNGHLGNFLEICDTIKINGVPEDAIRLRLFPFSLRGMAKTWYQSLEIGSITTWEKMAQRFLIKFFPPSKTMKMKKDIVQFHQFDGETFYEAWERFKEMIRKCPNHGLDQNTIICSFYTGCSGEMQRDMNASANGALLEKSHEEATHIIENLAANSYQFPGERTILKKVAATTSSDPIALLTAQLTAMNNKIDAMSISRVEPVVEEQTSFEDVNYINNNNNRGQGNFRPSHQGGYQGQGQGQYNQGFQTNRHPNLAYGNPNNFLQPPPGFAVSDGMIKEEKKLNLEEILMKFMTATQAHMTRTDERLEAQATQLKMLEMKVGQIAESLSNQHQKGQFPSNTVVNPKEHCKAITIRSGKILEESKIPPEVKNNDENISSKMQGDKEKEKDVYKAPPPYCPPIPFPQRLQKKNVESEFSKFLEIFRKVHINIPLVEALQQMPKYAKFLKEVLSKKKKLEEFETVNLTEECCAILQKKLPIKIKDPGSFTIPCDVGNGRFGKALCDLGASINLMPLSIFNKLEIGTIKPTTIALQMADRSVSYPKGIVEDVLVKVDKFIFPVDFVVLDMVEDKDVPFILGRPFLATGRALIDVAKGKLTLRVNDESVTFSIHKAPKHKDGEERMRVEECKLMQVIEPCINMKEKLKGERKEEEAQGLELKLLPTHLKYAFFGENEIHPMGQDRVLQLKELDEYHAFEKSSLYKERITSANDEMMQKREFAPDDEVLLLTFRQSLPPEKPRSKWTGPFKINKVFNNGAIELRKKDERTFVVEKERIKAFLPLKPKVEVFVGTTPEP comes from the coding sequence atggtgcaacaaaatcaattcgccggtctttctcaagatgacccgaatggacatctcggcaatttcttggagatatgcgatactatcaagataaatggagttccggaggatgccattcgactccgactctttcccttctcactaaggggcatggccaagacatggtatcaatctttagagattggttccatcactacatgggagaaaATGGCTCAAAGGTTCCTTATCAAGTTCTTCCCTCCAAGTAAgacaatgaagatgaagaaggacattgtccaatttcatcaattcgatggagagaccttctatgaagcttgggagagattcaaagagatgataaggaagtgtcccaaccatggtttggatcaaaacaccattatttgctcattctataccgggtgtagtggtgagatgcaaagagacatgaatgcatcggccaatggagcattgttggagaagagccacgaggaggccacccacatcatagagaacttggccgccaatagctaccaatttccgggggagaggactattttgaagaaggtggcggctacaacaagctcggatccgatagctcttttgacagctcaattgaccgccatgaataacaagattgatgctatgtcaatatcaagggtagagcccgtggttgaagaacaaactagcttcgaggatgtgaactacatcaacaacaacaacaaccgaggcCAAGGGAATTTCCGGCCTTCACATCAAGGTGGTTATCAAGGccaagggcaagggcaatacaATCAAGGATTTCAAACAAATCGCCACCCAAATCTTGCCTATGGTAATCCCAATaacttcttgcaaccaccgcccggatttgcggtgagtgatggcatgatcaaggaagagaagaagctcaaccttgaagagaTCTTAATGAAATTCATGACGGCCACTCAAGCCCACATGACAAGAACCGACGAAAGGTTAGAGGCTCAAGCAacccaattgaaaatgcttgagatgaaagtgggacaaattgctgaatccttaagcaaccaacatcaaaaggggcaatttccgagtaacaccgttgtgaatccaaaagaacattgcaaggctatcactataagaagtgggaagatacttgaagagtcCAAGATACCTCCGGAAGTCAAGAACAATGATGAGAACATTTCCTCAAAAATGCAAGGCGataaggagaaggagaaagatgtgtacaaggcaccaccaccttattgcccaccaattccattccctcaaagacttcaaaagaaaaatgtggagagtgagttctctaaattccttgagatctttcggaaggtacacatcaacatcccccttgttgaagctttgcaacaaatgcccaagtatgcaaaatttctcaaggaagttctatccaagaagaagaaattagaagaatttgagacggtcaacctcaccgaagaatgttgtgccattcttcaaaagaagctacccatcaagatcaaggatcccgggagctttactatcccatgtgatgttggaaatggtcgttttggaaaggccttgtgtgatttgggagcaagcataaatttgatgcctctctccatcttcaacaagcttgaaataggaaccattaagccaaccacgattgctttgcaaatggcggaccgttccgtttcatatccaaaagggatagtggaggatgtcttggtgaaggttgacaaattcatttttccggtggattttgtggtgttggatatggttgaggacaaggatgtacctttcatccttggacgtccattcttggcgacggggagggccctaattgatgttgcaaagggcaagctcacattgagagtgaatgatgagagtgttaccttctcaatccacaaagctcccaagcacaaagatggggaagaaagaatgagagtggaggaatgcaaattgatgcaagtgattgaaccttgcatcaacatgaaagaaaaattgaagggagaaaggaaagaggaggaagcccaaggcttggagttgaagcttctccccacacacttgaagtatgcattctttggtgagaatgagatacatccaatggggcaagaccgtgtactccaactcaaagagttagaTGAGTATCACGCATTTGAGAAGTCAAGCCTCTACAAGGAGAGGATAACAAGTGCTAATGACGAGATGATGCAAAAACGGGAGTTTGCACCCGATGATGAAGTCCTTCTCCTCACCTTTCGTCAATCACTACCTCCGGAAAAGCCAAGATCAAAATGGACGggtcctttcaaaatcaacaaggttttcaacaatggagcaattgaattgagaaagaaggatgaaagaacctttgtggttgagaaggaaagaatcaaggcatttttgcctttgaaaccaaaagttgaagtgttcgttggaaccacccccgagccataa